A single Biomphalaria glabrata chromosome 2, xgBioGlab47.1, whole genome shotgun sequence DNA region contains:
- the LOC106068824 gene encoding uncharacterized protein LOC106068824 isoform X9 encodes MSSNDVIKSVAKRLKYYFEIQRLEDGFDLSDVHQPLLDHPPLKVKTLPNCYCFHQAKKCPHGLKLSSGLRRRKKQRNIVGGWPLLRSVPDQHISRGEATRLVNSATKILAATTNLGLYPGAVDYTLVKYDPSLYTKNQPKKQITAKYSPVYTRKERALSRQQKKFVDDSDTESNSSRSSGSRPHSPTPSHSSSRSSSSSSSSGYTKSSVVSNRSSSTTDKPSPTSARFRSQAFITLPETEQKEEIKVVQSTQTVDLISEPAEQQKKSQEEVCVGPLCQYEVYVRTGNRLGASTKASIKMIMYGEKGRTKEFVLKDSKKHKIPFQKGREDMFALTAHHIGQIKQIQIGHDRSELNYAWYLEGVTVFDIYAKQIFQFPCERWLSGQDGDKKTYRILDVDKERDFMEALDRIKSKSSQAPGYKDSSDSDSSEILVNGQSYKNKVKSKDTSSSDYISDRDKKSIVHETPRTKQRHVLKSRTIDDDEHREDRSRSGPVFRLLSAHDNKQVDEIYMEAQGKSKTSELVKETNKPRQNEQKGSKDASSENETEKKHQLERGRAMELTMLQGKGIHDAVRAGDLERVKDLINSFNEMKDFRDGNGWTPIHLAAARGNIDILRWLVTSDADINAVTPTGYNAMHIAAMHGHMNSMMVLQAMGCSITSVTLDKQSALHLASKNGHLECIKWLVANRASITQKDNKGKTAGQLAEDNHFDQCADFLNVCLQEVRNPKSTFYQINEIENSLTPITEDCSSVLHETPRKVKTQNLYSS; translated from the exons ATGTCGTCGAATGATGTGATAAAAAGTGTAGCGAAAAGACT aaaatattactTTGAAATTCAAAGATTAGAAGATGGATTTGATTTATCAGATGTACATCAACCACTATTAGATCATCCACCTTTAAAAGTG aaaacccTTCCAAATTGTTACTGCTTTCACCAAGCTAAAAAGTGTCCTCATGGGTTAAAACTTTCTAGTGGccttagaagaagaaaaaaacaaag AAACATAGTAGGAGGATGGCCATTGTTGAGATCTGTGCCTGATCAACATATCTCCAGAGGGGAAGCAACTAGATTGGTTAATTCAGCTACAAAAATATTAGCTGCCACT ACTAATTTAGGCCTTTATCCTGGAGCTGTTGATTATACATTGGTAAAATATGATCCAAGTTTATATACG aAGAATCAGcctaagaaacaaataacagcCAAATATTCTCCTGTTTATACAAGGAAAGAAAGAGCTTTATCTAGGCAGCAGAAAAAG TTTGTTGATGATTCAGATACAGAGAGTAACAGTAGTAG gTCTTCAGGATCCAGACCTCATTCTCCAACACCCTCCCACAGTTCCTCTAGGTCTTCTTCATCATCAAGTTCTAGTGGATACACAAAAAGTAGCGTTGTGTCTAATCGATCATCTAGCACTACAGATAAGCCATCCCCAACATCAGCAAGATTCAGATCTCAGGCATTCATCACTTTGCCTGAAACAGAGCAAAAGGAGGAGATTAAAGTTGTCCAGTCCACACAGACTGTTGACCTCATCAGTGAGCCTGCTGAACAACAGAAAAAG AGTCAAGAGGAAGTATGTGTTGGACCATTGTGTCAATATGAAGTGTATGTGCGTACTGGGAATCGCCTGGGAGCTAGTACCAAAGCATCTATTAAAATGATCATGTATGGAGAGAAGGGGCGAACCAAAGAGTTTGTACTAAAGGATTccaaaaaacataaaataccatTCCAGAAAGGAAGG gaaGATATGTTTGCTCTGACTGCTCATCACATTGGACAAattaaacaaatacaaataggTCATGACAGGAGTGAACTAA ACTATGCCTGGTATTTAGAAGGTGTCACTGTGTTTGATATTTACGCCAAGCAGATCTTTCAATTTCCATGTGAACGATGGCTGTCTGGTCAAGATGGCGATAAAAAAACCTACAGGATTTTAGATGTTGACAAAGAAAGAGATTTTATGGAAG cTTTGGATAGAATAAAGTCCAAATCTTCTCAAGCACCTGGATACAAGGATTCCTCTGACTCAGACAGTTCTGAAATCTTAGTCAATGGTCAAAGCTACAAAAACAAAGTCAAGTCTAAAGATACCTCTAGTTCTGATTACatttctgacagagataagaAGAGTATAGTGCATGAAACACCAAGAACTAAACAGAGACATGTCTTAAAG agcagGACAATAGATGATGATGAGCATAGAGaggatagatctagatccggGCCAGTCTTTAGACTACTTTCTGCACATGACAACAAACAGGTTGATGAAATTTACATGGAGGCACAAGGAAAAAGTAAAACCTCAGAGcttgtaaaagaaacaaataaacctAGGCAGAATGAGCAAAAAGGTAGCAAG GATGCATCATCTGAAAATGAAACTGAAAAAAAGCATCAGTTGGAGAGAGGTAGGGCTATGGAGCTCACAATGCTTCAAGGTAAAGGTATACATGATGCAGTACGTGCTGGGGACTTGGAGAGAGTTAAAGATCTGATTAACAGTTTCAATGAGATGAAAGA TTTTAGGGATGGAAATGGATGGACACCAATACACTTAGCAGCTGCCAGGGGGAATATTGATATATTACGATGGCTAGTAACAAGTGATGCTGATATCAATGCAGTGACACCTACTGGCTATAATGCTATGCATATTGCAGCTATGCATGGTCATATGAATTCAATGATG GTTCTGCAAGCAATGGGCTGTTCCATAACAAGTGTGACATTAGACAAACAGTCTGCTCTTCATTTAGcttctaaaaa tgGCCACTTAGAATGTATCAAATGGCTAGTAGCCAACAGGGCATCCATCACTCAGAAAGACAACAAAGGTAAAACAGCTGGCCAGCTAGCAGAAGACAACCACTTTGATCAGTGTGCTGACTTTCTAAATGTCTGCCTACAAGAAGTGAGAAATCCTAAAAGTACCTTTTACCAGataaatgaaattgaaaatag TTTGACTCCCATTACAGAAGACTGTAGTTCGGTGTTGCATGAAACACCAAGAAAAGTCAAAACTCAG aatcttTATTCAAGCTAG
- the LOC106068824 gene encoding uncharacterized protein LOC106068824 isoform X2, with translation MSSNDVIKSVAKRLKYYFEIQRLEDGFDLSDVHQPLLDHPPLKVVGWSSKYNMRPALQTGVLRDKPIKHHFSRPEVRAQLTHLNGKNAREPIKSKKEAQVRKLLENYMKSYCFQEDCFCFSHSKMLPARKKTLPNCYCFHQAKKCPHGLKLSSGLRRRKKQRNIVGGWPLLRSVPDQHISRGEATRLVNSATKILAATTNLGLYPGAVDYTLVKYDPSLYTNQPKKQITAKYSPVYTRKERALSRQQKKFVDDSDTESNSSRSSGSRPHSPTPSHSSSRSSSSSSSSGYTKSSVVSNRSSSTTDKPSPTSARFRSQAFITLPETEQKEEIKVVQSTQTVDLISEPAEQQKKSQEEVCVGPLCQYEVYVRTGNRLGASTKASIKMIMYGEKGRTKEFVLKDSKKHKIPFQKGREDMFALTAHHIGQIKQIQIGHDRSELNYAWYLEGVTVFDIYAKQIFQFPCERWLSGQDGDKKTYRILDVDKERDFMEALDRIKSKSSQAPGYKDSSDSDSSEILVNGQSYKNKVKSKDTSSSDYISDRDKKSIVHETPRTKQRHVLKSRTIDDDEHREDRSRSGPVFRLLSAHDNKQVDEIYMEAQGKSKTSELVKETNKPRQNEQKGSKDASSENETEKKHQLERGRAMELTMLQGKGIHDAVRAGDLERVKDLINSFNEMKDFRDGNGWTPIHLAAARGNIDILRWLVTSDADINAVTPTGYNAMHIAAMHGHMNSMMVLQAMGCSITSVTLDKQSALHLASKNGHLECIKWLVANRASITQKDNKGKTAGQLAEDNHFDQCADFLNVCLQEVRNPKSTFYQINEIENSLTPITEDCSSVLHETPRKVKTQNLYSS, from the exons ATGTCGTCGAATGATGTGATAAAAAGTGTAGCGAAAAGACT aaaatattactTTGAAATTCAAAGATTAGAAGATGGATTTGATTTATCAGATGTACATCAACCACTATTAGATCATCCACCTTTAAAAGTG GTTGGATGGTCATCAAAATATAATATG CGACCTGCTTTACAGACTGGAGTGCTAAGAGATAAACCCATCAAGCATCATTTTAGTCGTCCAGAAGTACGAGCTCAGCTGACTCATTTGAACGGG AAAAATGCCAGAGAACCAATTAAATCCAAAAAAGAAGCACAAGTTAGAAAACTTTTGGAAAATTACATGAAAAGTTATTGTTTTCAG GAAGATTGCTTTTGCTTTAGTCATTCAAAAATGCTACCAGCCCGGAAG aaaacccTTCCAAATTGTTACTGCTTTCACCAAGCTAAAAAGTGTCCTCATGGGTTAAAACTTTCTAGTGGccttagaagaagaaaaaaacaaag AAACATAGTAGGAGGATGGCCATTGTTGAGATCTGTGCCTGATCAACATATCTCCAGAGGGGAAGCAACTAGATTGGTTAATTCAGCTACAAAAATATTAGCTGCCACT ACTAATTTAGGCCTTTATCCTGGAGCTGTTGATTATACATTGGTAAAATATGATCCAAGTTTATATACG AATCAGcctaagaaacaaataacagcCAAATATTCTCCTGTTTATACAAGGAAAGAAAGAGCTTTATCTAGGCAGCAGAAAAAG TTTGTTGATGATTCAGATACAGAGAGTAACAGTAGTAG gTCTTCAGGATCCAGACCTCATTCTCCAACACCCTCCCACAGTTCCTCTAGGTCTTCTTCATCATCAAGTTCTAGTGGATACACAAAAAGTAGCGTTGTGTCTAATCGATCATCTAGCACTACAGATAAGCCATCCCCAACATCAGCAAGATTCAGATCTCAGGCATTCATCACTTTGCCTGAAACAGAGCAAAAGGAGGAGATTAAAGTTGTCCAGTCCACACAGACTGTTGACCTCATCAGTGAGCCTGCTGAACAACAGAAAAAG AGTCAAGAGGAAGTATGTGTTGGACCATTGTGTCAATATGAAGTGTATGTGCGTACTGGGAATCGCCTGGGAGCTAGTACCAAAGCATCTATTAAAATGATCATGTATGGAGAGAAGGGGCGAACCAAAGAGTTTGTACTAAAGGATTccaaaaaacataaaataccatTCCAGAAAGGAAGG gaaGATATGTTTGCTCTGACTGCTCATCACATTGGACAAattaaacaaatacaaataggTCATGACAGGAGTGAACTAA ACTATGCCTGGTATTTAGAAGGTGTCACTGTGTTTGATATTTACGCCAAGCAGATCTTTCAATTTCCATGTGAACGATGGCTGTCTGGTCAAGATGGCGATAAAAAAACCTACAGGATTTTAGATGTTGACAAAGAAAGAGATTTTATGGAAG cTTTGGATAGAATAAAGTCCAAATCTTCTCAAGCACCTGGATACAAGGATTCCTCTGACTCAGACAGTTCTGAAATCTTAGTCAATGGTCAAAGCTACAAAAACAAAGTCAAGTCTAAAGATACCTCTAGTTCTGATTACatttctgacagagataagaAGAGTATAGTGCATGAAACACCAAGAACTAAACAGAGACATGTCTTAAAG agcagGACAATAGATGATGATGAGCATAGAGaggatagatctagatccggGCCAGTCTTTAGACTACTTTCTGCACATGACAACAAACAGGTTGATGAAATTTACATGGAGGCACAAGGAAAAAGTAAAACCTCAGAGcttgtaaaagaaacaaataaacctAGGCAGAATGAGCAAAAAGGTAGCAAG GATGCATCATCTGAAAATGAAACTGAAAAAAAGCATCAGTTGGAGAGAGGTAGGGCTATGGAGCTCACAATGCTTCAAGGTAAAGGTATACATGATGCAGTACGTGCTGGGGACTTGGAGAGAGTTAAAGATCTGATTAACAGTTTCAATGAGATGAAAGA TTTTAGGGATGGAAATGGATGGACACCAATACACTTAGCAGCTGCCAGGGGGAATATTGATATATTACGATGGCTAGTAACAAGTGATGCTGATATCAATGCAGTGACACCTACTGGCTATAATGCTATGCATATTGCAGCTATGCATGGTCATATGAATTCAATGATG GTTCTGCAAGCAATGGGCTGTTCCATAACAAGTGTGACATTAGACAAACAGTCTGCTCTTCATTTAGcttctaaaaa tgGCCACTTAGAATGTATCAAATGGCTAGTAGCCAACAGGGCATCCATCACTCAGAAAGACAACAAAGGTAAAACAGCTGGCCAGCTAGCAGAAGACAACCACTTTGATCAGTGTGCTGACTTTCTAAATGTCTGCCTACAAGAAGTGAGAAATCCTAAAAGTACCTTTTACCAGataaatgaaattgaaaatag TTTGACTCCCATTACAGAAGACTGTAGTTCGGTGTTGCATGAAACACCAAGAAAAGTCAAAACTCAG aatcttTATTCAAGCTAG
- the LOC106068824 gene encoding uncharacterized protein LOC106068824 isoform X5 has product MSSNDVIKSVAKRLKYYFEIQRLEDGFDLSDVHQPLLDHPPLKVVGWSSKYNMRPALQTGVLRDKPIKHHFSRPEVRAQLTHLNGKNAREPIKSKKEAQVRKLLENYMKSYCFQEDCFCFSHSKMLPARKKTLPNCYCFHQAKKCPHGLKLSSGLRRRKKQRNIVGGWPLLRSVPDQHISRGEATRLVNSATKILAATKNQPKKQITAKYSPVYTRKERALSRQQKKFVDDSDTESNSSRSSGSRPHSPTPSHSSSRSSSSSSSSGYTKSSVVSNRSSSTTDKPSPTSARFRSQAFITLPETEQKEEIKVVQSTQTVDLISEPAEQQKKSQEEVCVGPLCQYEVYVRTGNRLGASTKASIKMIMYGEKGRTKEFVLKDSKKHKIPFQKGREDMFALTAHHIGQIKQIQIGHDRSELNYAWYLEGVTVFDIYAKQIFQFPCERWLSGQDGDKKTYRILDVDKERDFMEALDRIKSKSSQAPGYKDSSDSDSSEILVNGQSYKNKVKSKDTSSSDYISDRDKKSIVHETPRTKQRHVLKSRTIDDDEHREDRSRSGPVFRLLSAHDNKQVDEIYMEAQGKSKTSELVKETNKPRQNEQKGSKDASSENETEKKHQLERGRAMELTMLQGKGIHDAVRAGDLERVKDLINSFNEMKDFRDGNGWTPIHLAAARGNIDILRWLVTSDADINAVTPTGYNAMHIAAMHGHMNSMMVLQAMGCSITSVTLDKQSALHLASKNGHLECIKWLVANRASITQKDNKGKTAGQLAEDNHFDQCADFLNVCLQEVRNPKSTFYQINEIENSLTPITEDCSSVLHETPRKVKTQNLYSS; this is encoded by the exons ATGTCGTCGAATGATGTGATAAAAAGTGTAGCGAAAAGACT aaaatattactTTGAAATTCAAAGATTAGAAGATGGATTTGATTTATCAGATGTACATCAACCACTATTAGATCATCCACCTTTAAAAGTG GTTGGATGGTCATCAAAATATAATATG CGACCTGCTTTACAGACTGGAGTGCTAAGAGATAAACCCATCAAGCATCATTTTAGTCGTCCAGAAGTACGAGCTCAGCTGACTCATTTGAACGGG AAAAATGCCAGAGAACCAATTAAATCCAAAAAAGAAGCACAAGTTAGAAAACTTTTGGAAAATTACATGAAAAGTTATTGTTTTCAG GAAGATTGCTTTTGCTTTAGTCATTCAAAAATGCTACCAGCCCGGAAG aaaacccTTCCAAATTGTTACTGCTTTCACCAAGCTAAAAAGTGTCCTCATGGGTTAAAACTTTCTAGTGGccttagaagaagaaaaaaacaaag AAACATAGTAGGAGGATGGCCATTGTTGAGATCTGTGCCTGATCAACATATCTCCAGAGGGGAAGCAACTAGATTGGTTAATTCAGCTACAAAAATATTAGCTGCCACT aAGAATCAGcctaagaaacaaataacagcCAAATATTCTCCTGTTTATACAAGGAAAGAAAGAGCTTTATCTAGGCAGCAGAAAAAG TTTGTTGATGATTCAGATACAGAGAGTAACAGTAGTAG gTCTTCAGGATCCAGACCTCATTCTCCAACACCCTCCCACAGTTCCTCTAGGTCTTCTTCATCATCAAGTTCTAGTGGATACACAAAAAGTAGCGTTGTGTCTAATCGATCATCTAGCACTACAGATAAGCCATCCCCAACATCAGCAAGATTCAGATCTCAGGCATTCATCACTTTGCCTGAAACAGAGCAAAAGGAGGAGATTAAAGTTGTCCAGTCCACACAGACTGTTGACCTCATCAGTGAGCCTGCTGAACAACAGAAAAAG AGTCAAGAGGAAGTATGTGTTGGACCATTGTGTCAATATGAAGTGTATGTGCGTACTGGGAATCGCCTGGGAGCTAGTACCAAAGCATCTATTAAAATGATCATGTATGGAGAGAAGGGGCGAACCAAAGAGTTTGTACTAAAGGATTccaaaaaacataaaataccatTCCAGAAAGGAAGG gaaGATATGTTTGCTCTGACTGCTCATCACATTGGACAAattaaacaaatacaaataggTCATGACAGGAGTGAACTAA ACTATGCCTGGTATTTAGAAGGTGTCACTGTGTTTGATATTTACGCCAAGCAGATCTTTCAATTTCCATGTGAACGATGGCTGTCTGGTCAAGATGGCGATAAAAAAACCTACAGGATTTTAGATGTTGACAAAGAAAGAGATTTTATGGAAG cTTTGGATAGAATAAAGTCCAAATCTTCTCAAGCACCTGGATACAAGGATTCCTCTGACTCAGACAGTTCTGAAATCTTAGTCAATGGTCAAAGCTACAAAAACAAAGTCAAGTCTAAAGATACCTCTAGTTCTGATTACatttctgacagagataagaAGAGTATAGTGCATGAAACACCAAGAACTAAACAGAGACATGTCTTAAAG agcagGACAATAGATGATGATGAGCATAGAGaggatagatctagatccggGCCAGTCTTTAGACTACTTTCTGCACATGACAACAAACAGGTTGATGAAATTTACATGGAGGCACAAGGAAAAAGTAAAACCTCAGAGcttgtaaaagaaacaaataaacctAGGCAGAATGAGCAAAAAGGTAGCAAG GATGCATCATCTGAAAATGAAACTGAAAAAAAGCATCAGTTGGAGAGAGGTAGGGCTATGGAGCTCACAATGCTTCAAGGTAAAGGTATACATGATGCAGTACGTGCTGGGGACTTGGAGAGAGTTAAAGATCTGATTAACAGTTTCAATGAGATGAAAGA TTTTAGGGATGGAAATGGATGGACACCAATACACTTAGCAGCTGCCAGGGGGAATATTGATATATTACGATGGCTAGTAACAAGTGATGCTGATATCAATGCAGTGACACCTACTGGCTATAATGCTATGCATATTGCAGCTATGCATGGTCATATGAATTCAATGATG GTTCTGCAAGCAATGGGCTGTTCCATAACAAGTGTGACATTAGACAAACAGTCTGCTCTTCATTTAGcttctaaaaa tgGCCACTTAGAATGTATCAAATGGCTAGTAGCCAACAGGGCATCCATCACTCAGAAAGACAACAAAGGTAAAACAGCTGGCCAGCTAGCAGAAGACAACCACTTTGATCAGTGTGCTGACTTTCTAAATGTCTGCCTACAAGAAGTGAGAAATCCTAAAAGTACCTTTTACCAGataaatgaaattgaaaatag TTTGACTCCCATTACAGAAGACTGTAGTTCGGTGTTGCATGAAACACCAAGAAAAGTCAAAACTCAG aatcttTATTCAAGCTAG
- the LOC106068824 gene encoding uncharacterized protein LOC106068824 isoform X1, with product MSSNDVIKSVAKRLKYYFEIQRLEDGFDLSDVHQPLLDHPPLKVVGWSSKYNMRPALQTGVLRDKPIKHHFSRPEVRAQLTHLNGKNAREPIKSKKEAQVRKLLENYMKSYCFQEDCFCFSHSKMLPARKKTLPNCYCFHQAKKCPHGLKLSSGLRRRKKQRNIVGGWPLLRSVPDQHISRGEATRLVNSATKILAATTNLGLYPGAVDYTLVKYDPSLYTKNQPKKQITAKYSPVYTRKERALSRQQKKFVDDSDTESNSSRSSGSRPHSPTPSHSSSRSSSSSSSSGYTKSSVVSNRSSSTTDKPSPTSARFRSQAFITLPETEQKEEIKVVQSTQTVDLISEPAEQQKKSQEEVCVGPLCQYEVYVRTGNRLGASTKASIKMIMYGEKGRTKEFVLKDSKKHKIPFQKGREDMFALTAHHIGQIKQIQIGHDRSELNYAWYLEGVTVFDIYAKQIFQFPCERWLSGQDGDKKTYRILDVDKERDFMEALDRIKSKSSQAPGYKDSSDSDSSEILVNGQSYKNKVKSKDTSSSDYISDRDKKSIVHETPRTKQRHVLKSRTIDDDEHREDRSRSGPVFRLLSAHDNKQVDEIYMEAQGKSKTSELVKETNKPRQNEQKGSKDASSENETEKKHQLERGRAMELTMLQGKGIHDAVRAGDLERVKDLINSFNEMKDFRDGNGWTPIHLAAARGNIDILRWLVTSDADINAVTPTGYNAMHIAAMHGHMNSMMVLQAMGCSITSVTLDKQSALHLASKNGHLECIKWLVANRASITQKDNKGKTAGQLAEDNHFDQCADFLNVCLQEVRNPKSTFYQINEIENSLTPITEDCSSVLHETPRKVKTQNLYSS from the exons ATGTCGTCGAATGATGTGATAAAAAGTGTAGCGAAAAGACT aaaatattactTTGAAATTCAAAGATTAGAAGATGGATTTGATTTATCAGATGTACATCAACCACTATTAGATCATCCACCTTTAAAAGTG GTTGGATGGTCATCAAAATATAATATG CGACCTGCTTTACAGACTGGAGTGCTAAGAGATAAACCCATCAAGCATCATTTTAGTCGTCCAGAAGTACGAGCTCAGCTGACTCATTTGAACGGG AAAAATGCCAGAGAACCAATTAAATCCAAAAAAGAAGCACAAGTTAGAAAACTTTTGGAAAATTACATGAAAAGTTATTGTTTTCAG GAAGATTGCTTTTGCTTTAGTCATTCAAAAATGCTACCAGCCCGGAAG aaaacccTTCCAAATTGTTACTGCTTTCACCAAGCTAAAAAGTGTCCTCATGGGTTAAAACTTTCTAGTGGccttagaagaagaaaaaaacaaag AAACATAGTAGGAGGATGGCCATTGTTGAGATCTGTGCCTGATCAACATATCTCCAGAGGGGAAGCAACTAGATTGGTTAATTCAGCTACAAAAATATTAGCTGCCACT ACTAATTTAGGCCTTTATCCTGGAGCTGTTGATTATACATTGGTAAAATATGATCCAAGTTTATATACG aAGAATCAGcctaagaaacaaataacagcCAAATATTCTCCTGTTTATACAAGGAAAGAAAGAGCTTTATCTAGGCAGCAGAAAAAG TTTGTTGATGATTCAGATACAGAGAGTAACAGTAGTAG gTCTTCAGGATCCAGACCTCATTCTCCAACACCCTCCCACAGTTCCTCTAGGTCTTCTTCATCATCAAGTTCTAGTGGATACACAAAAAGTAGCGTTGTGTCTAATCGATCATCTAGCACTACAGATAAGCCATCCCCAACATCAGCAAGATTCAGATCTCAGGCATTCATCACTTTGCCTGAAACAGAGCAAAAGGAGGAGATTAAAGTTGTCCAGTCCACACAGACTGTTGACCTCATCAGTGAGCCTGCTGAACAACAGAAAAAG AGTCAAGAGGAAGTATGTGTTGGACCATTGTGTCAATATGAAGTGTATGTGCGTACTGGGAATCGCCTGGGAGCTAGTACCAAAGCATCTATTAAAATGATCATGTATGGAGAGAAGGGGCGAACCAAAGAGTTTGTACTAAAGGATTccaaaaaacataaaataccatTCCAGAAAGGAAGG gaaGATATGTTTGCTCTGACTGCTCATCACATTGGACAAattaaacaaatacaaataggTCATGACAGGAGTGAACTAA ACTATGCCTGGTATTTAGAAGGTGTCACTGTGTTTGATATTTACGCCAAGCAGATCTTTCAATTTCCATGTGAACGATGGCTGTCTGGTCAAGATGGCGATAAAAAAACCTACAGGATTTTAGATGTTGACAAAGAAAGAGATTTTATGGAAG cTTTGGATAGAATAAAGTCCAAATCTTCTCAAGCACCTGGATACAAGGATTCCTCTGACTCAGACAGTTCTGAAATCTTAGTCAATGGTCAAAGCTACAAAAACAAAGTCAAGTCTAAAGATACCTCTAGTTCTGATTACatttctgacagagataagaAGAGTATAGTGCATGAAACACCAAGAACTAAACAGAGACATGTCTTAAAG agcagGACAATAGATGATGATGAGCATAGAGaggatagatctagatccggGCCAGTCTTTAGACTACTTTCTGCACATGACAACAAACAGGTTGATGAAATTTACATGGAGGCACAAGGAAAAAGTAAAACCTCAGAGcttgtaaaagaaacaaataaacctAGGCAGAATGAGCAAAAAGGTAGCAAG GATGCATCATCTGAAAATGAAACTGAAAAAAAGCATCAGTTGGAGAGAGGTAGGGCTATGGAGCTCACAATGCTTCAAGGTAAAGGTATACATGATGCAGTACGTGCTGGGGACTTGGAGAGAGTTAAAGATCTGATTAACAGTTTCAATGAGATGAAAGA TTTTAGGGATGGAAATGGATGGACACCAATACACTTAGCAGCTGCCAGGGGGAATATTGATATATTACGATGGCTAGTAACAAGTGATGCTGATATCAATGCAGTGACACCTACTGGCTATAATGCTATGCATATTGCAGCTATGCATGGTCATATGAATTCAATGATG GTTCTGCAAGCAATGGGCTGTTCCATAACAAGTGTGACATTAGACAAACAGTCTGCTCTTCATTTAGcttctaaaaa tgGCCACTTAGAATGTATCAAATGGCTAGTAGCCAACAGGGCATCCATCACTCAGAAAGACAACAAAGGTAAAACAGCTGGCCAGCTAGCAGAAGACAACCACTTTGATCAGTGTGCTGACTTTCTAAATGTCTGCCTACAAGAAGTGAGAAATCCTAAAAGTACCTTTTACCAGataaatgaaattgaaaatag TTTGACTCCCATTACAGAAGACTGTAGTTCGGTGTTGCATGAAACACCAAGAAAAGTCAAAACTCAG aatcttTATTCAAGCTAG